The following are from one region of the Aquirufa lenticrescens genome:
- the lpxK gene encoding tetraacyldisaccharide 4'-kinase: MKQIITFLPSLLFGLITYVRNKLYDWGILPSTPFDKPRIIVVGNLSIGGTGKSPLVSYLVQNWRGDDRLGILSRGYGRKTKGYLDVTVDSTAEEVGDEPLAYKSVFPELSVVVCENRVKGVQQMPEVDVLLLDDAFQHRSIKGSVNLVCSTFSQPFYTDSLLPQGRLRESAKGIKRADAVIVTRCPSILTKEQKSNFAQGVLRNTKEEKPIFYTGVRYGKPVGPREYLPSKWSLFAGIADPKPFFTYASSLGQIQEEVMYADHHRFTEIELLELEQQAKMMAGDEGFLTTHKDYVRLKAELAQLPNLANHLYYLPMEMYFIDQEEQFWDWLGKN, encoded by the coding sequence ATGAAGCAGATAATTACCTTTCTTCCTTCCTTGCTTTTTGGCCTGATTACTTACGTCCGGAATAAACTCTATGACTGGGGAATTTTGCCGTCTACCCCCTTTGATAAACCGCGCATCATTGTGGTGGGTAATCTGTCTATAGGTGGAACAGGGAAGAGTCCTTTAGTTTCCTATTTGGTCCAAAACTGGCGCGGAGACGATCGATTAGGTATTTTAAGTCGTGGGTATGGACGTAAAACCAAGGGCTATTTGGACGTAACAGTGGATTCGACAGCAGAAGAGGTGGGGGATGAACCTTTGGCCTATAAGTCTGTATTTCCCGAGCTGTCTGTAGTGGTTTGCGAAAACCGGGTGAAAGGAGTTCAGCAGATGCCGGAAGTGGATGTGCTATTATTAGATGATGCCTTTCAGCATCGCTCGATAAAAGGTTCCGTAAATTTAGTTTGTTCTACCTTCTCTCAGCCTTTTTATACTGATTCTTTGCTGCCGCAGGGACGTTTACGGGAGTCTGCTAAAGGTATAAAACGAGCAGATGCGGTGATTGTTACGCGTTGTCCAAGTATTTTAACGAAAGAACAAAAATCGAATTTTGCTCAAGGCGTTTTGCGGAATACGAAGGAGGAGAAACCGATCTTTTATACGGGTGTAAGGTATGGCAAACCGGTAGGTCCAAGAGAATACTTGCCGAGTAAATGGTCATTATTTGCGGGTATAGCGGATCCCAAGCCATTTTTTACGTATGCCTCTAGCCTAGGTCAAATTCAAGAAGAAGTGATGTATGCTGATCACCACCGGTTTACAGAGATTGAATTGTTAGAGTTAGAACAGCAGGCCAAAATGATGGCAGGCGATGAGGGATTTTTGACTACTCACAAGGATTATGTGCGTTTAAAGGCTGAATTAGCACAATTGCCTAATCTGGCTAATCACTTATATTATTTACCAATGGAAATGTATTTCATTGATCAGGAAGAACAGTTTTGGGACTGGTTGGGAAAAAACTAA
- a CDS encoding o-succinylbenzoate synthase yields MSKISLRFIPHELLFHFEAGTSRGVLTKKKSYYVELSDGVRCGIGEAGPLFGLSPEFSDDCAAAFEKALEPFQGLALPADIQEWIAEIPFEQPSFRFALETAYHDLTAPFTNKFALGEKSLPINGLIWMGSAEFMREQIEQKLAQGYSCLKLKIGAIDFETELSLLKSIRSRFSAEQLILRVDANGAFSPTEAPYKLEKLAAYDLHSIEQPIKAGQPEEMRKLVAHQILPIALDEELIGMQDKSIATFIDPDYIILKPSFLGGIQATRDWINWATEKGKDWWITSALESNIGLQAIAQLTGDYEVKIPQGLGTGQLYTNNFASGLSIKKGNILFDPTFPRESPFQPLSL; encoded by the coding sequence ATGTCCAAAATCAGCCTCCGATTTATTCCGCACGAACTCCTATTTCATTTCGAAGCAGGAACATCGCGTGGCGTTTTAACGAAAAAAAAATCCTACTACGTGGAACTTTCGGACGGCGTTCGATGCGGCATTGGAGAAGCTGGACCCTTATTCGGATTAAGTCCTGAATTTTCGGATGATTGTGCCGCGGCTTTCGAAAAAGCATTAGAGCCTTTTCAAGGTTTGGCATTACCTGCAGACATCCAAGAATGGATTGCTGAAATCCCTTTTGAACAACCCTCCTTTCGTTTCGCCTTAGAAACAGCTTACCACGATTTAACCGCGCCATTTACAAACAAATTTGCCTTAGGTGAAAAATCCTTACCCATAAACGGACTCATCTGGATGGGAAGCGCCGAATTTATGCGTGAGCAAATTGAACAAAAATTAGCTCAAGGATATTCCTGTTTGAAACTCAAAATAGGTGCGATTGATTTTGAAACCGAGCTTTCGCTTTTGAAAAGCATTCGCTCTCGCTTTTCCGCAGAGCAATTAATTTTACGCGTAGACGCAAATGGCGCCTTTTCGCCTACTGAGGCACCCTATAAGCTAGAAAAATTAGCCGCTTACGACCTGCATTCCATCGAGCAACCCATCAAAGCTGGTCAGCCCGAAGAAATGCGAAAGCTCGTTGCTCATCAAATACTCCCCATCGCCTTAGATGAAGAATTGATAGGCATGCAAGATAAATCCATCGCTACATTCATCGACCCAGATTATATCATCTTAAAGCCCAGCTTTTTAGGAGGTATTCAGGCGACCCGGGATTGGATTAATTGGGCTACCGAAAAGGGAAAAGATTGGTGGATTACCTCTGCTTTGGAATCCAACATCGGCTTGCAAGCCATCGCGCAGTTAACGGGGGATTATGAAGTAAAAATTCCACAAGGCTTAGGAACTGGGCAACTCTACACGAATAATTTTGCCTCTGGATTATCGATCAAAAAAGGAAATATTCTTTTTGACCCTACATTTCCAAGGGAATCTCCGTTTCAGCCCCTATCTTTGTGA
- a CDS encoding GMC oxidoreductase — protein MNILNNAEKRTYGAIVIGSGMAGGWAAKEFCDKGIKTLVLERGRKVTHNEDYPTTLLSPWEMEHRGQLTKQEIDENPIISKCYAFREDAKHFFVKDAEHPYIQDKPFDWIRGYQTGGKSLLWARQTQRWSQLDFDGPARDGFAVPWPITYKEIDPWYSYVEHFAGISGNKDGLDSLPDGDFLPPMELTCVEKHFQKEMKRLYSDRHVIIGRCAHLTEPRDIHIQQGRGTCLGRNLCQRGCPYGGYFSANSSTLPWAAKTGNMTLRTDSVVHSIIYDEQKQKAVGVRVVDAHTKEMVEYYAKVIFVTAAAINTNLILLNSKSSRFPNGLGNDSGLLGTHIAFHNYRASLSAEYEGYLDYKTAGGRPNSGYIPRFRNLYKQETNFLRGYAAGMSGGRGTHADQSSVGESLKNSLLNPKWSNWYAGSHMMGETIPKESNKVTLDATKKDAWGMPLLHMDVSYDNNDDLMVKDFIDQFTEMYEKAGFKNIKTRDSHAPAGLDIHEMGGVRMGSDPKTSLLNKWNQMHHVKNVFVTDGACMTSTSTQNPSLTYMAFTARAVDYAVKEMKKGNL, from the coding sequence ATGAATATTTTAAATAATGCAGAAAAACGCACCTATGGTGCGATTGTGATAGGTTCCGGAATGGCTGGAGGCTGGGCTGCTAAGGAATTTTGTGATAAAGGAATCAAGACTTTGGTGCTCGAAAGAGGACGTAAAGTGACCCATAATGAAGATTATCCAACGACTTTGTTGAGTCCGTGGGAAATGGAACATAGAGGGCAATTAACGAAGCAGGAGATTGATGAAAATCCCATCATTTCAAAATGTTATGCTTTCAGAGAAGACGCGAAGCACTTTTTCGTGAAGGATGCAGAACATCCCTACATTCAGGATAAGCCATTTGATTGGATCCGCGGATACCAAACTGGAGGTAAATCACTGCTGTGGGCGCGTCAAACGCAACGTTGGTCTCAATTAGATTTTGATGGTCCTGCGCGCGATGGATTCGCGGTGCCCTGGCCGATAACCTATAAGGAAATTGACCCTTGGTATTCGTATGTAGAGCATTTTGCGGGTATTTCGGGTAATAAGGATGGGTTAGATTCCTTGCCAGATGGAGACTTTTTACCACCGATGGAATTGACTTGCGTGGAAAAACATTTCCAAAAAGAGATGAAACGTTTGTATTCAGATCGCCACGTCATCATCGGTCGATGCGCACACTTAACAGAGCCTCGCGATATTCACATTCAACAGGGACGCGGAACGTGTTTAGGCCGTAATTTATGCCAAAGAGGTTGCCCATATGGTGGTTATTTCAGCGCTAATTCGTCTACGTTGCCTTGGGCTGCGAAGACGGGTAATATGACATTAAGAACGGATTCTGTAGTTCATTCGATTATCTATGATGAACAGAAACAAAAAGCCGTAGGTGTTCGTGTCGTAGATGCACACACGAAAGAGATGGTGGAATATTATGCGAAGGTGATTTTTGTAACAGCAGCTGCGATTAATACGAATTTGATCTTATTGAATTCGAAGTCCTCTCGCTTCCCGAATGGTTTAGGAAACGACAGCGGTCTATTAGGAACGCACATAGCTTTCCACAATTACCGTGCTTCCTTGTCTGCAGAATACGAAGGATATTTAGATTATAAAACAGCTGGAGGACGGCCTAATTCAGGGTATATTCCTCGTTTTAGAAACTTATACAAGCAAGAAACGAACTTCTTACGCGGTTATGCGGCGGGAATGAGTGGTGGAAGAGGAACGCACGCAGACCAAAGTTCAGTAGGTGAAAGCTTGAAGAATTCCTTATTGAATCCAAAATGGTCGAACTGGTATGCTGGATCTCACATGATGGGGGAAACGATTCCGAAGGAGAGTAATAAAGTGACTTTGGACGCTACTAAAAAAGATGCCTGGGGAATGCCATTGCTTCATATGGACGTGAGTTACGATAACAATGATGATCTGATGGTCAAAGATTTTATCGATCAATTCACTGAAATGTACGAAAAGGCCGGCTTCAAGAACATCAAAACCCGCGATTCACACGCTCCAGCGGGATTAGATATCCACGAAATGGGCGGAGTGAGAATGGGATCAGATCCGAAGACATCACTTTTAAACAAGTGGAATCAAATGCACCACGTCAAGAACGTGTTTGTGACGGACGGGGCTTGTATGACCTCCACTTCTACCCAAAACCCATCATTAACCTACATGGCCTTCACAGCCCGTGCGGTGGATTATGCGGTGAAAGAAATGAAAAAAGGAAACCTGTAA
- a CDS encoding gluconate 2-dehydrogenase subunit 3 family protein produces MKSISRRNWVKGMALATLGSVVFTDLKAANAPSIQWSADQDQLLQAWMGVIIPESSIPGAVSLGVPAYVKVMLRDCYEPTTATTLMKVLAALPSIEKVTESEKEQLFFQIEQGKQGSDAQKAMKTLKGLTIQGYTTTEYVMVNHFNYMMAPGFFNGCEPIKK; encoded by the coding sequence ATGAAATCGATTTCTCGCCGAAATTGGGTGAAAGGAATGGCGCTTGCTACTTTAGGCAGCGTTGTTTTTACAGATCTCAAAGCAGCCAATGCGCCCAGCATTCAATGGAGCGCTGATCAAGACCAATTATTACAAGCTTGGATGGGAGTTATTATTCCTGAATCCAGTATTCCTGGCGCCGTTTCCTTAGGCGTTCCAGCCTATGTGAAGGTGATGCTTCGCGATTGCTATGAGCCAACTACTGCTACTACCTTGATGAAGGTATTAGCGGCTTTACCTTCGATTGAGAAGGTTACAGAGTCAGAAAAGGAACAATTGTTTTTCCAAATAGAACAGGGTAAACAGGGGTCTGATGCGCAAAAAGCAATGAAGACGCTAAAAGGATTAACAATTCAAGGCTATACCACGACAGAATATGTCATGGTGAATCACTTTAATTACATGATGGCACCTGGATTTTTCAATGGCTGTGAACCTATTAAAAAATAA
- a CDS encoding putative porin, whose amino-acid sequence MKYRLIVLLVLWGISPVFAQTLQSAGGDRNSFPDPMAPKDPNAPKPVSNGKSGRAALDDSTKMMYGPQTMSYFNEEDVLNGRGAKKSVDTSLHLFHRYLFQERSGFLTAHLGNEGTAVRNIFIHKPDQIGTHLGYNAYMPYAFATDEVKYYQTKSPYSDIEYYLGAGGQTRLNFTFARNVDSLWNMGFEIQRQVSDKFLTDSKYKSGNQALTEQWGVLFQTNFRTRNNRYRLLSHLNYFDQGIQDQGGLQLLNGLDPTTALNYTDNGAFFATSGVQSNDSFIKFHFYHEFIGFKGLQFFQRVDVENRTAKFKDLNFATNLTKSFYSKNYGTQTDSLYNENQWQSYAHQTGIKGIFRGFTYRTYFKQRYWDVNNPMAGLQKNRLENYVGLFLQQKFNDKIDFTADGEYLVGSDYRLQASFLSPFFQVKASRTSISPSIAQNWAYNAAFRWNQSFDNVLFDELIGTLDLHTKNVYFRPTATIQRIANYAYFDTLATAKQVTDAIGVFRTGFSAGGTFKRFEWSALVLANTKSGPDVIRMPSLVANANFALNVQYKKLLYMQFGVDVQHQSAYFADAYMPTMQQFHLQDRYEIPAFVQADAYVTLRINRVRLFFKMQNVTQGLLNSNYYTAYLHPAMARSFGYGVRWLLFD is encoded by the coding sequence GTGAAGTATAGACTGATTGTTCTTCTTGTTTTATGGGGTATTTCGCCCGTTTTTGCGCAGACTTTGCAGTCAGCAGGAGGGGATCGGAATTCCTTCCCTGATCCGATGGCACCCAAGGATCCGAATGCACCTAAGCCCGTTTCAAATGGGAAGTCAGGGCGTGCGGCTTTGGACGACTCCACTAAAATGATGTATGGCCCTCAAACCATGTCTTATTTTAACGAAGAAGATGTGTTGAATGGCCGAGGAGCAAAAAAATCAGTGGATACAAGTTTACACCTGTTTCACCGCTATTTATTTCAGGAGAGATCGGGTTTTTTAACGGCTCATTTAGGGAATGAAGGAACGGCGGTTCGGAATATCTTCATCCATAAACCGGATCAAATAGGGACGCATTTAGGCTATAATGCCTATATGCCCTATGCTTTTGCGACTGACGAGGTAAAGTATTACCAAACAAAATCTCCCTATTCTGATATTGAATATTATTTAGGGGCTGGAGGGCAAACGCGTCTGAATTTTACGTTCGCGCGAAATGTAGATTCGCTTTGGAATATGGGTTTTGAGATTCAGAGGCAGGTTTCTGATAAATTTTTGACCGATTCGAAATACAAATCAGGGAATCAAGCATTGACAGAGCAATGGGGTGTATTATTCCAGACTAATTTCAGAACGCGCAATAACCGGTATCGATTGTTATCCCATTTAAACTATTTTGATCAAGGAATTCAAGACCAGGGAGGATTACAGTTGTTGAATGGCTTAGATCCGACTACGGCTTTAAATTACACGGATAACGGAGCATTTTTTGCCACTTCAGGAGTCCAGTCAAATGATTCTTTTATCAAATTCCATTTTTACCACGAGTTCATCGGTTTTAAAGGACTGCAATTCTTTCAGCGCGTAGACGTAGAAAATCGGACTGCGAAGTTTAAGGACTTGAATTTTGCGACGAATCTGACTAAATCATTTTATTCGAAGAATTACGGAACGCAAACGGATTCCTTGTATAATGAGAATCAATGGCAATCCTATGCGCATCAGACAGGTATAAAAGGAATATTTCGAGGTTTTACCTATCGAACGTATTTCAAACAGCGCTATTGGGATGTGAATAACCCGATGGCAGGTTTGCAAAAGAACCGCTTGGAAAACTATGTGGGTTTGTTTTTGCAGCAAAAATTCAATGACAAGATTGACTTTACAGCGGATGGGGAATATTTAGTAGGTTCCGATTACCGCCTGCAGGCCAGCTTTCTATCTCCTTTCTTTCAAGTAAAAGCTAGTCGCACCTCAATCAGTCCTTCGATTGCTCAAAATTGGGCCTATAATGCTGCTTTTCGTTGGAATCAATCATTTGATAATGTCCTGTTTGATGAATTGATTGGGACTTTGGATCTACATACAAAAAATGTTTATTTCCGTCCAACTGCTACGATTCAACGCATCGCGAATTATGCCTATTTTGATACCTTGGCCACCGCCAAACAAGTAACTGATGCGATAGGCGTATTTAGAACAGGATTTTCAGCAGGAGGGACGTTTAAGCGTTTCGAATGGTCTGCTTTGGTTTTAGCCAATACAAAGTCGGGACCCGATGTGATCAGAATGCCAAGCTTGGTAGCCAATGCGAATTTTGCGCTGAATGTGCAATACAAGAAATTATTGTATATGCAGTTTGGCGTGGATGTACAGCATCAATCAGCTTATTTTGCAGATGCGTATATGCCTACAATGCAGCAATTTCATCTGCAAGATCGCTACGAAATCCCTGCTTTTGTTCAGGCAGATGCCTATGTGACTTTACGTATTAACCGAGTTCGACTTTTCTTTAAAATGCAGAATGTAACGCAAGGATTGTTAAATTCGAATTACTATACCGCTTACTTACATCCGGCGATGGCTCGTTCCTTCGGTTATGGTGTTCGTTGGTTGTTATTTGATTAA
- a CDS encoding PD-(D/E)XK nuclease family protein, whose product MQTFLGKTADHLFHAHGMEELKDIAVVMPSQRGILYLKKELAIRGDRPFLSPSFFTIEEFALQMTDSVLEDPIDLLMEAYACFKEVDSKVDFDRFVTWGQMMLKDFDTLDLYLVDPSALFSFLSEAKSIERWGQEYGQEHADEWITANTQAYFKLYDSLLEVYIRLKSRLESKGTTYRGLAYRKLVELLESGKSLGFKQIYFVGFNALSKSEETIIRLLLRENVAQTLWDADEYYAKSKHHRAGNWLKHYSDPGDSAYLSRGPFHWMGRDLLEKPKEVETVGLANPSAQIFVALEQIRAWQTEHGDLEQVALVLGDESLLDSLLPYLGEFKDRLNITMGYSLKKAQVFSLIEMWWALVPLEKYPVSQLKALKEHPLMSSISLPKWKETDLYLSDVPAGGSLFIPTNSSFQDCLKSLIRLLTNILYKTDKEDWDAESQAILQALTVLDKLEEIAQANPFITVKSGQALCKQLVQQQKMTFEGAENRTLHVMGLLETRTLDFDRVIVLSLNEGSLPGTRKRESLIPVDIANMAAFSLPTFTQADAVTSYHFYRLLQRPKEVMLVYVQNDSSSAEVSRFIRQIRYDWAKKNPHLILREPIVKFSSNDEKNPEIALSIEKTPELIAEIKDVLARRGLSPSSVAMFASCSLKYYFSQIVNLQQEKQRDDEMGADVFGTWVHKVLELLDKQMIASGGYEDGLNVAQKKALIEPLLAKAMEEIKEREGNFEVEKGFNYVLQEVAKTLLGTYFDQSAAWYEERIQLLAVEEEVNTVVSVPVGAEMWPVKMKGRIDRLDLKGGSVLRIVDYKTGKVIKKDVDAGESLAETLREEELKAKLFQLWMYKFLVTKELQKAPAERKEFLQGLEADRISIQPGIISFRNFDEKVLSSPLEFTEGESFADFIQESEKLVQYWVESLVSADQAFEKTVNLDQCTFCDFTAICHRNV is encoded by the coding sequence ATGCAGACATTTTTAGGTAAAACGGCTGATCACCTCTTCCACGCACACGGTATGGAAGAGCTAAAAGATATTGCCGTCGTAATGCCCTCGCAACGGGGCATCCTTTACTTAAAAAAGGAATTAGCGATCAGGGGTGATCGACCGTTTTTGTCTCCCTCATTCTTTACGATTGAGGAATTTGCGCTTCAGATGACGGATTCGGTTTTAGAGGATCCGATTGACTTATTGATGGAGGCCTATGCCTGTTTTAAGGAGGTCGATTCGAAAGTTGATTTTGATCGTTTTGTCACGTGGGGACAGATGATGTTGAAGGATTTCGATACGTTGGATCTGTATTTAGTGGATCCTTCGGCCTTGTTTTCCTTTCTTTCCGAAGCTAAATCGATAGAACGGTGGGGCCAAGAATATGGTCAAGAACATGCAGATGAGTGGATTACCGCTAATACGCAGGCTTATTTCAAGTTATATGATTCGCTTTTAGAGGTCTATATTCGCCTGAAAAGCAGATTAGAATCGAAGGGAACTACCTATCGTGGGCTTGCTTATCGCAAACTAGTCGAGCTGTTAGAGTCGGGTAAATCGCTCGGATTTAAGCAGATCTATTTTGTCGGTTTTAATGCGCTCTCTAAATCGGAGGAGACCATCATTCGTTTGCTATTGCGGGAGAATGTGGCACAGACGCTTTGGGATGCGGATGAATATTATGCCAAAAGCAAGCATCACAGGGCAGGTAACTGGCTAAAACACTATTCAGACCCAGGTGATTCTGCCTATTTATCTCGTGGTCCATTTCATTGGATGGGGCGGGATTTGTTAGAAAAGCCAAAAGAGGTCGAGACAGTGGGTTTAGCGAATCCTTCGGCTCAGATTTTTGTGGCTTTGGAGCAAATTCGTGCATGGCAAACCGAACACGGGGATTTGGAACAAGTAGCCCTCGTGTTAGGGGATGAGAGTCTGTTGGATTCTTTATTACCCTATTTAGGAGAGTTTAAAGACCGCCTGAATATCACGATGGGCTATTCGTTAAAGAAGGCTCAAGTGTTTTCACTAATCGAGATGTGGTGGGCCTTGGTGCCTTTGGAAAAATACCCTGTTTCGCAGCTGAAAGCATTGAAAGAGCATCCGCTGATGTCCTCTATTTCGTTACCAAAATGGAAAGAGACTGATTTGTATTTGTCCGATGTTCCTGCAGGTGGAAGCCTTTTTATACCCACTAATTCGAGTTTTCAGGACTGTTTAAAGTCGCTTATTCGACTGCTGACCAATATTTTATACAAAACAGATAAGGAAGATTGGGATGCGGAATCGCAGGCCATTTTGCAGGCCTTGACGGTATTAGATAAGTTAGAAGAGATCGCTCAGGCGAATCCCTTTATTACCGTTAAAAGTGGCCAGGCGCTTTGTAAGCAGCTTGTGCAACAGCAAAAAATGACCTTTGAAGGGGCGGAGAATCGAACCTTGCACGTCATGGGGCTGTTAGAAACGCGAACTCTGGACTTTGATCGGGTGATTGTTTTATCGCTGAATGAAGGCAGTTTACCGGGAACGCGGAAGCGTGAAAGTTTGATACCCGTCGATATTGCGAATATGGCGGCCTTCTCGCTGCCCACATTTACCCAAGCGGATGCCGTGACGAGTTATCACTTCTATCGTTTATTGCAGCGGCCTAAGGAGGTAATGCTGGTCTATGTGCAGAATGATTCGTCCTCAGCAGAAGTTAGTCGTTTTATTCGCCAGATTCGCTATGATTGGGCCAAAAAGAATCCACATTTAATCCTGCGTGAACCAATAGTCAAATTCAGTTCGAATGACGAGAAAAATCCAGAAATAGCCTTGAGCATTGAGAAAACGCCGGAGCTAATTGCTGAAATAAAAGACGTATTGGCTAGACGAGGTCTATCTCCCTCATCTGTTGCGATGTTTGCGAGTTGTTCGCTAAAGTATTATTTCTCCCAAATTGTCAATCTGCAACAAGAAAAACAACGCGATGACGAAATGGGGGCGGATGTATTTGGGACTTGGGTACACAAGGTGCTGGAGTTACTCGATAAACAAATGATCGCTTCAGGTGGTTATGAGGATGGTCTTAATGTGGCACAAAAGAAGGCCTTAATTGAACCTTTGTTAGCAAAGGCAATGGAAGAGATTAAGGAACGCGAGGGAAACTTTGAAGTAGAGAAAGGCTTTAATTATGTGTTGCAGGAAGTGGCCAAAACCTTGCTGGGAACTTATTTCGATCAATCCGCTGCTTGGTATGAGGAACGAATACAATTGCTTGCGGTAGAGGAAGAAGTGAATACGGTGGTTTCTGTTCCAGTAGGCGCTGAAATGTGGCCTGTGAAAATGAAAGGTCGGATCGATCGATTAGATTTGAAAGGTGGTTCAGTCTTGCGTATTGTCGATTATAAGACAGGAAAAGTAATAAAGAAAGACGTGGACGCCGGAGAAAGTTTAGCCGAAACACTGAGAGAAGAGGAACTGAAAGCCAAACTTTTTCAGTTGTGGATGTACAAGTTTTTAGTGACGAAAGAGTTGCAAAAAGCACCAGCGGAGAGAAAAGAATTCCTTCAAGGTTTGGAAGCGGATCGTATCAGCATTCAGCCCGGTATTATTTCCTTCCGAAATTTTGATGAAAAGGTTTTGTCTTCGCCACTCGAATTTACGGAGGGGGAGTCATTCGCTGATTTTATTCAAGAATCAGAGAAGCTAGTACAGTATTGGGTTGAATCACTAGTTTCTGCGGATCAGGCCTTTGAGAAAACGGTGAATTTAGACCAATGCACCTTTTGTGATTTTACCGCTATTTGCCATCGAAACGTGTAG